A section of the Nitrospira sp. genome encodes:
- the trxA gene encoding thioredoxin, with the protein MTDGVWNRFSTSKNDDRVGRAKEDTVAGDALKATDATWDEDVMKASELVMVDFWAVWCGPCQMVAPIVDELATEYAGKVKVRKLNTDENPEIAGRYQVMSIPTILFFKNGQAVERLVGARPKRQFKEIIDSLLAQHSGAA; encoded by the coding sequence ATGACGGACGGTGTGTGGAACCGCTTCAGCACATCGAAAAACGATGACAGGGTAGGTCGAGCGAAGGAGGACACTGTGGCAGGCGATGCGTTGAAGGCGACTGATGCGACGTGGGATGAGGATGTCATGAAGGCATCCGAATTAGTAATGGTGGATTTTTGGGCGGTCTGGTGCGGGCCTTGTCAGATGGTCGCGCCGATCGTCGATGAATTAGCAACAGAATATGCCGGCAAGGTCAAGGTCCGTAAGCTCAATACCGATGAAAACCCGGAAATTGCCGGGCGCTATCAGGTGATGAGCATTCCGACCATTCTCTTCTTCAAGAACGGTCAAGCGGTCGAGCGGCTGGTGGGGGCGCGTCCGAAGCGCCAGTTCAAAGAAATCATCGATTCGCTTCTCGCGCAACATTCCGGCGCTGCCTAG